The Gigantopelta aegis isolate Gae_Host chromosome 9, Gae_host_genome, whole genome shotgun sequence genomic sequence GGATcggtccctgttggtgggcccatagggctatttttcattactgctagtgcaccacaactggtatatcaaaggctgtggtatttgctatcctgtctgtgagatggtatatataaaagatcccttgctactaatgaaaaaatgtattgggtttcctcttttaagactaagtcagaattaccaaatatttgagatctaatagttgatgattaataaatcttgaaaatGAAACACAAATATGGACTGGCTCACATGGGAACAAAGTTTTACCAAATTTCAGATTCATGTACGTAGGGTAATTCCTTAAAAATTATTCATTGATGGTtaattcagggctagctctgggtgagaaaaatatttcgccaaattgtccattaaacttaaaaaattgcataaatttcgccaaatgaaaataaaattcgccaactgctttcaaaattcgcagtTGGCGAATATGGCAAGtaccagagctagccctgttaaTTTATAGACTAAATGTTGTGGCCACTTcgtataaaaattagcagtaGGCTCATCAATATTAGCAAAAACTCGCAGTCCTTCACATCTTAGATTGCGCTTACGCATTCAAGTGCTCCTTAACATCATCTCGAAAGCATTTGTTATCATCCACCTAAAAATGTGGTAACATCGTACCTCCCATTTAAAGAAGCTCATTTAACCACAGCAGGCCTCAGTGtttgaatattattatactgaGTCATTGATTGTTTAGTGTAAGCTATTCAAAAGGTTTGTTTGTTAATATgtgcaagtttaaaaaaaaaaaaaaaaaaaaattatggaacATAAATCATTTACCTGGAGCTAAGGAGGTGAATGTTTTATCACTCAAATATGAAGGATTGAACTCAGGGTAGTTGCATACATGTTGTACCAATACCATTCAGTCATTTTAAACATGTTGGATATGgcttcattgtttttgtttgtgtaacaGGGGGTCgcacttagcccagtggtaaagcacttgtctgATGTGCGATAAAACCCCATCGATGgggcccattagactatttcttgTCCTgaccagtgcatcatgactagtatgtactatactatatgtgggataatgcatataaaagatcccttggtactaatcgaaaaatgtaaattgctatgctctagtggtgttgttaaacaaactttaactttaactttgtttttaacAGGATGATGGCTGGGACACTGACCCGTTTGTTCTCACAGAGAAAGATGGCAAGTTTTATGGACGAGGCGCCACGGATGACAAGGTAtagtgtaaaacaaataaataaacattaactgaATAGATAAAATatgtcctaaaatatatatatatagttagcaGTTTGAGAAATAGAAGACTTGTCACAAGTGCCATTTGTTATAACAgagttttcattttcaattaaacaaaatttgtcGGCCAAAACATTGTAGTTTTCATTTCATTAGTGGGAGATATTGATGACACCATCGTTTTGTTATTGTGGTTATCCAAAGTTATGATCCTTGAATTTGATGTGCccaacatgtattgctttagcagtactctgaaGATGCTTATTTCGCACAAGAAATGATTCGATTTATTTGATGGAGAGTTATGGAAATTTTagccaaattaaacaaaatatgttttgcatAATATAAAGATTTCCACCTACTAACACTAATAATAAGATGAGCCTTTGCTTATAGAGTGACTTCACACATTATTTGATTTAAACTTGTACTTCCAGGGACCAATTCTTGCCTGGATCAACTGTATTGAAGCAATGCAAGAATTAAAAATGGACATTCCAGTGAACATAAAGGTAAGTCATTTAGTAATATTCATGGGGAAAATAAGGAGCAGAATAATGTGTAAACCTGTTAATACAAATCTGGGTTAACAAGAAGCAAGTGTTTATTATCTTAAGTTTTACAACGCCTCAGCATAtatgcataaataaatacattatcaactatatacaatatatagcaAACATAGTTTGATTAACCAGCATTattaaagtacataaaaatactaacaactaacaactcaagattaacccactgtcatggacagatagGATCTAAAATAGTAATAGTAAACAGTAACATGCTctatatagttgatattatatAACCTGACATCTAATTTTATATATTCCTGATTTTGTAActgattaaaaatgttttgttttcagttctgTTTTGAAGGAATGGAAGAATCGGGGTCAGAGGGATTAGACGAGCTTGTCATGTCAAAGAAAGATACATTCCTGAAGGTTAGTATGTTGACTAAAAGTAATAGATGAAGTGCATCAATACTTAGGTCTGACCATCAGGTTACATCTTTAAATTTTGTTCAGTTTCTCACAATGTGGGATGTAAGCAGTGCTTATGGTTAGCAAATCGATGGTGAGCAATAAATTTCACCTGCAGTTATGTAGGAGAGCAGTTGCACTTAGTGTTTAATTCAcagtaatttttaataaatataaatttgtgaTATCGGTACATAACAATGTGTGCATTGTTTTGCCTGAGCTTTAGGTCTGGCAGGAATTACAGGTGGGTtgcaatacaatacatatcctgataaaatgaaattaaactaatttttgttttaaataaatttcatattttgtagtTTATGTCATGGCAAATTCAAGGTCAGTTTAAATGCttggcaaaaaaaaatatttgtgcaacTGAAGGTGAAATGAGGATACCAGTCCTCCATCATGTTTGCAAGTTCATACTCAAAATGACTAAAACATATAcgtatcataatatattttgcGATGCAGCTTCCTTAAATGGATGCATTGTATTGTGGACCTTGTATCATGATGTGATACTGTATCattatttctcccatccctagccatgcaagacagacccattccatgacgtcagcccatgcggaataaatttgtcttgcatgggctatgatgtcattgaatttaacatggggagtattatGGCGTaggtaatatatgacatcatatcaaTGTGAGTTGTTCAGTTTtagataaatattttgttattaaaactgtcattataaaagctatcttgttaatttgtagtgttaaattatatttaacacatgaaacaagacgcggcaaatatgatagtgtagtttttttatgataaaacggtcaaataaagaagttacatttttagccatctttgtttgtttgtgtaaaataatggtttatatattgaatggatgggagaaaaagacgccatcatatgtggtcatgtgggatagaaaaagtacgcCCTCGGTAGTGGAAATTTCCACAATaggactcggcaagcctcgtctcaggtcgaaatttccaccacctcaggtgtactttttctatcccacatgaccacatatgatgaaGTCTGTTAATCTTTACAGCTTTAATgggaatatttaaaatattccacAGTTTGTTCAAGTCTGGTGTGACTGCCACACTTGAagaatttttcttattttatttttaaaaacttgaaaGTGTGCATGATATTCACTTGATAatacattaaatgtatatatattacagatgaATCTTGACCTTATTTTATTTAGCCGTGTACATAATCTTGTGTTTTTTACTTACATCATTTGCTTCTGTGTGACTTTTTTTCCAGGGGACGGATTACGTCTGTATTTCTGATAACTACTGGCTTGGTAAGAAAAAGCCATGCATCACGTATGGTCTGAGGTATTTATAGTTGCAATTGAAATAAGATCCTACTGGTGTTACTAACTTTGTCCCTCAGTAGCTCTGACCAAAGCCAATATTATCACGTGTCCAgatgacctttcattcaaccagTCTTGGAGGACATAATGTGACTAACAGTTGTTATATGTATGACTAGGTTTACTCGTATGACCGCTgaactgaaacattttgagagaCCTATTTCTGTTTTATGTAAGAGGAATCTTAATAAATTGGTGCAGGCTGATGGGTTCAGTAATAACTACAGAAAGGTAACAAATGATCTGTTACAGTAGGATATGGATACGTTAACACAATACAGGACCAGGATATGTcttatatgcatgtataattATTCTTACTGATGGCTATTACCTGAAAGATGTTTTGTAATGGACATCTGTCTGTTTCAGGGGAATCTGCTACTTCTTCCTGGAAGTGGAGTGTGCCTCCAAGGATCTTCATTCTGGGGTCTTCGGTGGAACAGTGTATGCAATAATCACATTTATTCTCAAACAAGTAGCTGAatggacaccactagagcacattgattttctaatcatcagctattagatgtcaaacatttggtaattttgacatatagtctgagagttaaagtttgttttcatctaacgacaccactagagcacattgattttttttaatcatcggctattggatgtcaaatatttggtaattttgacatgtagtcttagagaggaaactcgctaaaaATTTTCATTGGTAGcagtggatcttttatatgcaccatctcatagacaggatagcacataccacagcctttgatataccagtcgtggtgcactggctagaacaaaaaacagcccaatggacccactgatggggTTTGATCCtcgactgaccatgcatcaaaagaaagaatgaaagaaatgttttatttaatgacacactcaacacattttatttacggttatatggttaaacagttaaacatatggttaaggaccacacagataatgagaggaaatccgctttTGCcacttcttttcgattagcagcaagggatcttttaaatgcaccattccacagacagggaagtacataccacagcctttgatataccagtcgtggaaccagaaataacccaatgggctcaccgactgggatcgatcccagaccgactgtgtatcgagcgagcgctgtaccactgggctatgtcctgctcgaccatgcatcaatcgagcactttaccactgtatGGAAATAAACCAAAAAGTAACCTTATCCATGTCCACTATTTTAACTCCAGTGATATCTATCCACTGATATTGGTTACAgtgcattttttataatttaatttcaagTAATCAATAATGCCTTAAAACTATCTAGTAAAATGCATGGTTCAGTTGTTGTTTGGCAAATTgccaaatacaaattaaaatttagtttgGTGAATATATTCATCCAAAATAACTTCTTTCTTAATACCATGGTTCTTAAATAAGGATTTAGAATaagtaatatgtatttttatgtgtaagatgaaaatgtttaaaaagattACGAGATTTTATTCAGTGTGTGTATCCAACAGCCATGAAGCGATGGTGGACCTTGTGGCCCTGCTCGGTACCCTGGTGACAAACAAGGGAAAGATTCTTATTCCTGGAATCAATGAGTTGGTTGCGAAAGTGactgaagaagaaaagaaactgTATGAACCGATCGACTTTGATCATGAAGACTATCGAAAAGATATCGGAGCCAAAAAACTGATCCACGATACTAAAGAACTATGCTTGATGCATCGTTGGAGATTTCCATCACTCTCCATCCATGGTATGTggacatttcttcttttttttcagtgtcAAAGATTTAATGCTTTAAATCCTCCTACAGtgatatttttttcacaatgctttgagatattgaactgaaaatTTTGTAAAGCTTTATTGTGTAtggttacaaatcaagtttgactttcatggcgatttactcatttgtgatagagttatggcccttgaacttaggatataCAAATGTGGttttttccagatgtttttttcacaatgccttgagatattgagctgaaattttgtgtaaagctttatcatatatggttacagatcaggttttaCTTTGATGGCGATTTACTCATatgtgacagagttatggcccttgaaaatttgttttcaacatggttttttttacaatgccttgagatattgagctcaAATTTTGTGTACCGTATGTTaagatcaggtttgactttcgaagcaatttactcatttttcacagagttatggcccttgaattaggatatgaaaatgtgttgggcctggtaggggacatgtattgcattaacagtactctcagaatgcttgttttaacaAGTTTTAATCACAGATgactaaacattgtttcagtaaaatttACACATGGTGTGTTTTCTTTCGCGATACTTTGTAATGATACTGCCTTCACttaattttattgagtatatttATCAAATATTGTTTCTCCTTATTTTTAGGAATTGAGGGGGCATTTAGTAGCACTGGTGCCAAAACAGTGATCCCCAAAAAGGTTATTGGAAAGTTCTCCATACGGCTTGTGCCAGATCTTCAGCCTGACCAAGTGGAGAAGTTGGTGCGAGCACACGTTGAGAAAGTCCACAAAGACAGTGGAAGTCCAAACACTGTCAAGTAAGTGTTTAGGGGAGATAAGTCAATGCTTCaatggaatttgtttttgctgtaCCCAACCATCTAGCAGAATATTTTCATACTCAATAACTTTATGTAGTGAAATCCCTCTAAACCAGAATTGTCCAAGTAAAACAGAAAAATCAAGTTCTAAGGGGTGTCCAGTTAGAGTGGTTACATTCtgtctttatatttaaaaagggaccgtgAAAAAAGTCCGGTTTTCAGGGAATTGCAGTTTACAAAGGGTCCAGTTCTTAACAACCTCTGTGAATCCACTTAGCTATTTTTCAATCAGCACTCCATGAATAGAAATATtaaaaggcaatggtatgtgctgtctcaTCAATGAAAAGGTGTATAAAAATTCCTTCTAATTAAAAGAGATGCCTATTATTTATGGTGGCAGCATGTTTCTTCTGTAACCTTCTAGACTTGCAATTAGTCTTTGTTTTGGTGTTtgcattattcattcatttattaataattcttGTTCTTTTTTCGCTGTAGATTAACAATGGGTCATGGTGGAAAGTACTGGCTCAGTGATCCCAACCACCCACATTACGTCGCAGGTAAAAAGGCCATGAAAAAAGGTAAGAGTATTGGGTGGAAGCCAGACAaaagaaataatataataatatattttttcattgtcACTCCTACAActgtagaatattttttttaaacaaaacagcctGATGATAGAATTGTccgatgtttaatatatttaacaaagaTATATTTATGCTGTTAATACATTCATCTGCATTATTCGAAATTCTGATTAAATTTTACAAAGAGAATTGGctgtattttttttgggggggggggggggggggtttaaataagagattttaaattatacttctgacaaaatatttttttttgtaagtgTAACCTGAGTTGTAAACATCACTAGAAttctaaaaatgtgtttatagtGTCCCAAACAATTAGCTTTTCCTAAAACATTGTATAAgttatacactttttattttatattttttatttttatagtatTTGGTGTGGAGCCAGACATGACCAGAGAGGGTGGAAGCATCccagtgaccttgacctttcaGGAGGCTACAGGCAAGAATGTCATGTTGCTTCCTATTGGTGCTTGTGATGATGGTGCTCATTCGCAGAATGAAAAGATTGATCGGTCAAACTACATCAGTGGGGTATGTCTCCTTTTcttctcttgttttttttttcttcttcacttttctgggtttgttttttaaactaccagaaataaataaataagaaggTACAACCTGTAAATTATGTATATACAGTTTGTTCAACAACAGTTATAATACTAATGGTTGGGAACAGGTTTAGACAGtgtaacaaaaagaaaaatgttttatttaacgatgcactcagcacattttatttacggttatatggcgtcagacatatggttaaggaccatacagattttgagaggaaacccactgtcgccactacatgggctactctttccgattagcagcaagggatcttttatttgtgcttcccataggcaggatagcacaaaccatggcctttgttgaaccagttatggatcactggtcggtgcaagtggtttacacctacccattgagccttgtgaggcactcactcagggtttggagtcggtatctggattaaaaatcccatgcctcgactgggatccgaacccagtacctgccagcctatagaccgatggcctaaccactacgccactgaggccggtagacAGTGTAACAAGTACCATATACTTGAGACTAGTTACTGTAGCTGCTGATTATCAACATGATGTGATGTTGTGTCCCACATTCCTTTCTATcacatacattatttattgtataaaatcttaaaatgtatattttagttATTCTGTATAAAATCTTGTAATATATacttttgttgtgtgtttttttttgtataaactTATAATgtatactttaatttttttaaataaaatcttaTAATGTATACTTTACATTTTTTGGGAATAAAATGATAATGTATACTTTACaggtattttgtaaaaaatcttataatgtatattttagtTATTCTGTGTAAAATCTTGTAATgtatacttttttcttcttttttttcgtcttttttttaataaaatcttataatgtatacttttttttaaatttcgtatAAAATGATAATGTATACTTTACaggtattttgtaaaaaatctTATAATTTGTACTTTAGTTATTCTGTATAAAATCTTGTAATGTATACTatagtagttttttttataatgcacCTCTTAAGCTGGATATTCTATTTCTTTCAGATCAAAGTTCTTGGTGCATATATGGATGAGGTGTCAAAGCTTTAGTGAAGAACGAGAATGATGTGATCCAGAGGCTGttcatacattattattatagaacTCTTTAGTCAGAAACACTTAAATTTAAACAGTTTTCAGTAATCTTATGAAAactgttttcaatattaaaacaattagaataaaattattttataatttctttcCACATTTTATGACTAATCATGCAAATGATTTGAATTTATATGAGAGTTTTCAGTAATCCTTTCCAAGTAGAATATTATAGCTGTTTTCAATTTTGAAACAATTAGAATAAATTATCTTATGATTTCATTCCATGTTTATGATTAACCATGTGGACagaaaaacattatttagaTGAGTTTTCAGTAATTTTTTCAAGTACAATGTTAtgacaaccggcctcggtggcgtcgtggcaggccatcggtctacaggctggtaggtactgggttcggatcccagtcgaagcatgggatttttaatccagataccgactccaaaccctgagtgagtgctccgcaaggctcaatgggtaggtgtaaaccacttgcaccgaccagtgatccataactggttcaacaaaggccatggtttgtgctatcctgcctgtgggaagcgcaaataaaagatcccttgctgcctgtcgtaaaaagagtagcctatgtggcgacagcgggtttcctctaaaaacagtgtcagaatgaccatatgtttgacgtccaatagccgatgataagataaaaaatcaatgtgctctagtggcgtcgttaaataaaacaaactttactttacaatGTTATGACTGTTTTCAGTATTGAAACAACTAGAATAAATTacattgtgaattttttttttcatttttgtgactAGTCCTGTAACTCTTCTTGCTTTATACATACGCTATGCAAACCAAGAATGTCCTTAAGAAATAATAATGAGAACAAGTGGTGAAATTATAGCCAGCTGTTACTGTCTGCTTTGAATGTCATGTGATGTAATCATGTTGATTCAGAAGCCTAAGAAAGATATGATTTTCTTGGTTTCTTGCTGCAATATAAACAGTTTTCTGATTGGCCAACAGGCTGACACCTATATAAGGCCTCTCCcagtattttataaaaatacaatatttctagtcTGCATGGAATGTACATGGTGTCTCTGAAATTGTTAACATTGTTGCAGaaagggaaaaaagaagaagaaaaactagAGAAGAAAGACAAATGAAGAGGAATGGCTTAGaacataatactttgttagtctaatttactattaataatgaaattctggacagatttaaatatcaaaatattacctTGGACACTGAAGTGTTTGGATCTCCAACTAACAAGGTATTACAGTTATAGTTGATGCAGTTTTCAAGATGGATATTACAAGCTACATTGTACAAAGGTCAGAAGTGTACAGAATGTGCAGAGTAGTATTGGTTTGTTAAATATTGAtgttatacatttaatttaacaaCCAGCTTCCAAAGGCATGCAATAGGGTTATCAAATGTGAAAATTAGATCATACAGATATCTGCATAATATCAAGAGTCTGTctcacagggaacaccttttttcatatttaggaatttactacaaattttttatttaccgTATgagtattgttttgtaatttgacacaaaaatagtatttgtttgttatttccaaaatacttacttttcttcttacgtcaaaccaaactgaaattattaaacaaaagacACTTTTGTaaaaggatgggatggactatagtagGAATACATTTATTCTTTGTGATGCCCAGCGGCCTGTTGATGACATCCCTGACAAATGGAATTATCTGAAAATGACTATTTAAATAAACTGACTTAGATCATTTTTCTCTCCATAACAAATCCCTAGAATGTTGAACTAAAATGCCTTATTTCTtggtctttctttcttttatgaCTATTTAAATAAACTGACTGACTGGCATAGATAATTTTCCCCCATAATAAATCCTCACAGAATGGAAAAGTCAATTTGATCTCGAATGCCTTATTTCTTGTCAactcattttgtgtttgttttagtaatgaatgaatgtttaataaccCTCCAACACAAAAAAGTACACTGATTATTGGTGTTAAACAGTGGTAAAtataatctttattttatattcaaattacTTTGCAAAATGACAACATCTATATGTTGTTATACTGACAACCATTGAGAATTGTCATGTGAGGGAAGATTTTCTTTTAGATGTAGAGTTGGCTGTTGAGCAGGTTTTAATGAATAGTCGTCACTAATTAAGATTCCACTTCAACAATTGAACAGTGAGGTGTTGTTTTTATAGTAC encodes the following:
- the LOC121382039 gene encoding cytosolic non-specific dipeptidase-like, with amino-acid sequence MDKLFGHIDANQKKYVQRLSDVVAIQSVSALPEKWPEIRRMVEWTQTELKKLGATCELADLGEMTQPDGRKLSLPPVLIGQLGNDPKKKTILIYGHLDVQPADIDDGWDTDPFVLTEKDGKFYGRGATDDKGPILAWINCIEAMQELKMDIPVNIKFCFEGMEESGSEGLDELVMSKKDTFLKGTDYVCISDNYWLGKKKPCITYGLRGICYFFLEVECASKDLHSGVFGGTVHEAMVDLVALLGTLVTNKGKILIPGINELVAKVTEEEKKLYEPIDFDHEDYRKDIGAKKLIHDTKELCLMHRWRFPSLSIHGIEGAFSSTGAKTVIPKKVIGKFSIRLVPDLQPDQVEKLVRAHVEKVHKDSGSPNTVKLTMGHGGKYWLSDPNHPHYVAGKKAMKKVFGVEPDMTREGGSIPVTLTFQEATGKNVMLLPIGACDDGAHSQNEKIDRSNYISGIKVLGAYMDEVSKL